aaaaattataaaattatagagcctgttttctacttgtttcctgcatacaaaccaagcaggtacacaaggtaaaatattgaaactatggtatggttgtcaagacagaaagttatatttgccttttaaggtagaacgcacctcagggacagaaattcaggccttcaaattttatcaattttcttctgacctacctcttgtgggggctcattttgaagctcttggcgaaagaaaagttttcagcgtcttagttttttcgaaaatcgaaaattttatttgttcttatagagttaacacagggatggcggccattttggatttcaaataccgagaaatcacaagttgtttgtctctctagtaccaaagtttgcacggtgacccctgatttttattcttgctttggtaagagaatggttgaaagtttcactgaggaaagtttgagcaaaagtttaagtttttcactttcgaggtgcatattaccttaagatcaaggtgaacagatgcaggccacatcaggttcattttttcacagcattttattgcaatgatgcatgcaagaatgggtgaacaagtagaagcacgtcaataatgataaaacaacatatcaagtcatatattattttgcttttaaaaaggcattttcagttcttttttctcaaaaaccagccttaacaagtcatcgttgatgacacagtccccacttgttaatgggtattttgattacaagtcctcagagaggataaggtcctcttcattaattaggtctgtgataaaaatactttgatacacatggcgctcaatggccaagaatgagttccatggtgatgaaaacataaaccaATCTAGGCCAAAAGGTCATttaatgagtcaactaggaattaatgacaggatgttgcacaacatttttgcatactatccttaCACTAAAAGATTATCaccagtaccatatttcataaagtttgatgcagtatttacaacactatgagatcaacatctgtatcaagtttcatcaaatttgacactgtATTTGTGGaaatatcactctaattaggatagttcattacatatgcaattacagattaattaaaatgacactgataaatgtcttttttcactgttaaagcaatgtgagctaaaaatctgtacaaagtttcatgaaatttgatgaagtatttcttgacatatcagcctaattacgaaacttcaataattgatgagtgttatcattctaatgtaaacagcacttaaggtagtaacagatagtgaaatgccttccactgtgggcggtgattacaacatctggaattatcctggatccaaatttctcatcagttcttgtatgtcttacatagaaaagttgcaaaaattggttcaaaatgaaaaaaatcacctaagctttgttttctggatcaaatttttctacaaattgataccaaatatgacaaaattatgctcacagccttcaaaactgtctcacaacatatcctgggttggtgtaggtcatttaaggtcacaaactgagaaaattacctgaaatatacaaattttggggtttcccaacactttcaGCAGAGTCTTTGAAGCTGATGTCAGCATCCTGCAACAATGCTGTAGTGACTTCCAACGTAAGCATTTGTTTGGATTATGAACCCTTGCAAAGACCAAGTGCATTATCACTTATTGAGTGTTTCCCACGCACAGTCTAAAAGCAAAAGATGGACACAAATCCGGCATACATTATTCTACATTTTTTCATACAGCAGCATAACAGCATTGATCACAACCCTGCAGCAGGATATTGCCATCTTTTTTCCATGTGTAGACAGTGCCAGTTTGTCCATGGCATGATGCCACTACACCAAGTATCAACTGATTACCATCATATCCATAGATTTTCTCCTGGACCATGCAGAATGATTTTGGTATTTTCTTCACCATTTGCAGATGGAAAAGTGAACTTTACTTCATCATTGTCGTAGGTATAATCTAAATATTGTTTGCCCTGCTTTGAAATGGCCTGAATTTTAACCCATGCTGTACAGGGTCAATGTCATGAAGGTTGCATTCACTAATATCAGGGTCGAACATTGACGTATATTGATGACATTCAGATCTGCTCATTGTAGAAAACTTTGTCACCACCTCTGAATAACTTGATTCCTTCTccatgaaatatgaaatgtcAATCTTACTATACTGAAACTCTGGCAGTTGACCTTCTGTGTGCACCGCTAGGGTTTTCACCGCTGAGTTTTCATCATCTTGACAGACAGAATCTTGTTTTACTTCAATTTCATCAAGTTCATGTAGCATTGGATTGGTCTGTGTGTTAGGTGTACTACATGAGGTAGGGAGTGAGATATTTGGTGTTGATGGTCCATCTTCCGGTATGGATGGCATATCGAACCTCATAGCAGGTGTAGATAGTCCACCTTCTGGTATGGATGGCACATTGGACCTCATAGCAGGTGTAGATCGTCCACCTTCTGGTATGGATGGCACATTGGACCTCATAGCAGGTGTAGATGGTCCACCTTCCAGTATGGATGGCATATCGGACCTCATAGCAGGTGTAGATGGTCCACCTTCTGGTATGGATGGCATATCGGACCCCATAGCAGGTGTACTATGGATGGCATATCTgacaatgtacatgtagcagATGCTTCAGTGACTTTTTTGGTTTGCTCAACCCTTTCATCAGATTCAGTCATTGAGGTATCTTTCCTGTTGTCTAGCAGAGACAGATTAGGCTGTGTCAGTAAGTATAATTTAATCTTACTGGCATACAGTCCATGTGATTtcaaatattcagtaaaatcaCACGTTTCCCATCAATGGTTTTGAAGTCATCAATTTCTTCCCGATTAAAGTTACCAACACTAGCAATCACAGAGTCTGCCGACAGAAACTTTGCGATACCTTTGGCAAAGACCTTGAGACTTCTCTGTTTGATGCTGTCAACAGTTACCAGATCACTTGAAGGGAAGTCCAAAATTCTAGTCCCTCCACCATCTTGCAACCTTACTTGCTTGAAAGTTTGACCATTTTCAGAATGTAACCATCCAATGTTAACCTTACAATGTTGTTTCTTTGCCACTGGGAGAGTGAcctgtttgaaataaaaaggaTATAATGTA
Above is a window of Ptychodera flava strain L36383 chromosome 19, AS_Pfla_20210202, whole genome shotgun sequence DNA encoding:
- the LOC139118625 gene encoding uncharacterized protein translates to MTDESLKAMGLKAGEIARLKVGVAKDEKKKKVVDLIEQIRLKNVKKGNARKFKGQRVTLPVAKKQHCKVNIGWLHSENGQTFKQVRLQDGGGTRILDFPSSDLVTVDSIKQRSLKVFAKGIAKFLSADSVIASVGNFNREEIDDFKTIDGKRVILLNI